One window of the Gemmatimonadales bacterium genome contains the following:
- a CDS encoding PIN domain-containing protein: MFVVDTNLLLYAVNPDAPEHERAVALIETWRRGERSWFVTWSIVYEFLRVSTHPSVFPDPLDLEAAQRWITVLLEGKRSGILVATDRHAAVLEQVVALHPRLRGNPVHDLHIAALMKEHGVLEIRTADADFHQFDFLRVVNPLAGS; the protein is encoded by the coding sequence ATGTTCGTCGTCGACACCAACCTGCTGCTGTACGCGGTCAACCCCGACGCCCCGGAGCACGAGCGGGCTGTGGCGCTGATCGAGACGTGGCGCCGTGGCGAGCGCTCCTGGTTCGTGACCTGGAGCATCGTCTACGAGTTCCTGCGGGTGAGCACCCACCCGAGCGTCTTTCCCGATCCGCTTGACCTCGAGGCGGCCCAGCGGTGGATCACCGTGCTCCTGGAGGGGAAGCGTTCGGGGATCCTGGTGGCGACGGACCGCCACGCCGCGGTGCTGGAGCAAGTCGTCGCGCTGCACCCGCGGTTACGCGGCAACCCGGTGCACGACCTGCACATCGCGGCCCTGATGAAGGAGCATGGCGTCCTGGAGATCCGCACGGCCGACGCCGACTTCCACCAGTTCGACTTCCTGCGAGTCGTGAATCCGCTCGCGGGTTCCTGA
- a CDS encoding CopG family transcriptional regulator: MKTTLMIPDHVFRELKRRAARQGETLSAVVAEALRRGLAEPEGAAEPAPLPVFRMGRPKVDLADRDALYRAMDGV, from the coding sequence ATGAAGACGACGCTCATGATCCCGGATCATGTCTTTCGCGAGCTGAAGCGGCGCGCTGCTCGGCAGGGCGAGACGCTGTCTGCGGTCGTGGCCGAGGCGCTGCGCCGCGGGCTCGCCGAGCCGGAGGGCGCCGCCGAGCCGGCCCCCCTGCCGGTTTTCCGGATGGGAAGGCCCAAGGTGGACCTGGCGGACCGGGATGCGCTGTACCGTGCCATGGATGGTGTCTGA